In Thermotomaculum hydrothermale, a single genomic region encodes these proteins:
- a CDS encoding histidine kinase dimerization/phospho-acceptor domain-containing protein, whose protein sequence is MVQISFTKKEILIKIVYYGMALGGKTTSLQYIHSRIKNKSSAKLYSVKTEEDRTLFFDFLPITIPSLNNYKVKLKLYTVPGQVKYASTRRAVLAATDGIVFVVDSQSNLIKENQESLKDLAENLKFYNFDINKIPIVLQYNKRDLKNILPLSECKKNYNVKNWPDFPTIAINGTGVLDAFFEIAKNVVVDLIKNKKLSAPPNFAEEFVLYLRDIFTDEEQAEKEKIKQKGKENNQEKGSELKIIFPASDNDTGDQLIHQAVQTNMELTELYNELEETKSKLEIKVNQLVSASKLAQAIVSELDLKKIFKLASDSLKLSTKAGVSILLENENGELTQSFIDSIKEDYLMEIGRETGNNLHYQVYNQNKIVVMYRTKNTELYKLLKKYHPLVKGCVSLPLKKSKKRIGLINLYLFEDIQIEESTLHFFNIMANFISIAIENAKLYSTVNNLNKQLKEKMDYIANINKELEQKVAERTRELELKNKQLEGLLSQLRMIDKLKDDFMGLMSHELKTPLTSIITYAETIADGYISDPEELKKFAKVIQKEGTYLSSIVERVLDTVNIENNRLELIIQPYPLKALVMEQMHRLEEQMKEKKIKAEINLKDTLVMVDNEQAGKVIFFVLENAIKYNPPGELINIYSSIENNKAKLYIADSGPGIKEEDIEIIFDRFKLIEKLEHHKRGLGLSLHLAKRLMTKMQGDIYVTNPGGKGAEFCIEFKKA, encoded by the coding sequence ATGGTACAAATTAGTTTTACAAAGAAAGAAATCTTAATAAAAATAGTATATTACGGGATGGCATTGGGGGGGAAAACTACCTCTCTGCAATACATTCATTCAAGGATAAAAAACAAATCAAGCGCAAAACTTTACTCTGTAAAAACAGAAGAAGATAGGACATTATTCTTTGACTTTTTGCCTATTACAATCCCCTCTTTAAACAATTACAAGGTTAAATTAAAGCTTTACACAGTACCTGGACAGGTGAAATACGCATCAACAAGAAGGGCTGTACTGGCAGCAACTGACGGTATAGTGTTTGTGGTTGATTCCCAGAGCAATTTAATCAAAGAAAACCAGGAAAGTTTAAAAGACCTTGCTGAAAACCTTAAATTTTACAACTTTGACATAAACAAAATTCCCATAGTTTTGCAATATAATAAAAGAGACCTAAAAAATATTCTTCCACTATCTGAATGTAAAAAAAATTACAATGTAAAAAACTGGCCTGATTTTCCTACTATTGCTATTAATGGCACGGGAGTACTTGACGCCTTTTTTGAAATTGCAAAAAATGTTGTTGTTGATTTAATAAAAAACAAAAAATTGTCTGCTCCACCAAATTTTGCAGAAGAATTTGTTTTATACCTTAGAGATATTTTTACTGATGAAGAACAGGCTGAAAAAGAAAAAATAAAGCAAAAGGGAAAAGAAAACAATCAAGAAAAAGGAAGTGAATTAAAAATAATTTTCCCTGCGTCAGACAACGATACTGGAGACCAGTTAATCCATCAGGCTGTTCAAACAAATATGGAGTTAACAGAACTTTACAATGAGCTTGAAGAGACAAAATCCAAACTTGAAATAAAGGTAAATCAGCTTGTTTCAGCAAGCAAATTAGCACAGGCAATAGTTTCGGAACTGGATTTAAAAAAGATATTTAAACTTGCAAGTGACTCTCTGAAACTTTCCACAAAAGCAGGGGTCTCCATATTGCTTGAAAATGAAAACGGTGAACTAACTCAAAGTTTTATTGACAGTATTAAAGAAGACTATTTGATGGAAATAGGCAGGGAAACTGGAAATAACTTACATTATCAGGTTTATAATCAAAATAAAATTGTAGTAATGTATAGAACCAAAAACACAGAGCTATATAAATTGTTAAAAAAATACCATCCCCTTGTAAAGGGATGTGTTTCATTGCCATTGAAAAAGTCAAAAAAAAGAATAGGATTAATAAACCTTTACCTTTTTGAGGATATTCAAATTGAAGAATCTACCCTCCATTTTTTCAATATAATGGCAAACTTTATTTCAATCGCTATTGAAAACGCAAAACTTTACAGTACAGTCAACAATCTGAACAAACAGTTAAAAGAAAAAATGGATTACATTGCAAATATAAACAAGGAGCTTGAACAAAAGGTTGCAGAAAGGACAAGAGAACTTGAACTTAAAAACAAACAATTAGAAGGGTTACTATCACAGTTAAGAATGATTGACAAATTGAAAGATGATTTTATGGGATTAATGTCTCACGAATTAAAAACCCCATTAACATCAATTATTACCTATGCGGAAACAATTGCAGACGGATACATATCAGATCCCGAGGAATTAAAAAAATTCGCAAAGGTAATTCAAAAAGAAGGCACCTATCTTTCCTCAATTGTTGAAAGGGTGCTTGACACTGTAAATATTGAAAATAACAGGCTTGAACTGATAATTCAGCCATATCCATTGAAAGCACTTGTAATGGAACAAATGCATCGTCTTGAAGAACAGATGAAAGAGAAAAAAATAAAGGCAGAAATCAACCTGAAAGATACCCTTGTCATGGTCGATAATGAGCAGGCTGGGAAAGTTATATTCTTTGTTCTTGAAAATGCCATAAAATATAACCCACCTGGAGAATTGATTAATATATACTCATCAATAGAAAACAATAAAGCAAAACTTTACATTGCAGACTCTGGACCAGGAATTAAAGAAGAGGATATTGAAATTATATTTGACAGGTTTAAATTAATAGAAAAACTTGAACACCATAAGAGAGGATTAGGTCTAAGTTTACACCTTGCTAAAAGGTTAATGACAAAAATGCAAGGGGATATTTATGTGACAAATCCGGGAGGAAAAGGTGCCGAATTCTGCATCGAATTTAAAAAAGCATAA
- a CDS encoding efflux RND transporter permease subunit, which yields MRKIVEWTVKNHVTANLLLVFILSYGFINMKNSNVEVFPYYSLDMISITVPYRGATPKDVEESVCARIEEEIAGIDGIKEIKSTASEGIGTVIVEIQKGYDSRKLLDEIKNAVDRITNFPQEIDKPIITEVSRRTEVLKILVYGDANEKDIKRIAEKIRDDLTSLKEISLVQISASRPYEISINVPRESLEKYNLSLSDISKIVRANCIDIPAGRIKTKDSEILVRTKGLKYTSKDFANIPIINNINGNIVRLKDIATIVDGFEDVDSKVELDGKLTAVINVYRIGKQSALTIEKTVKKYLKEEEKYLPEGVHTVILGNMADILRSRLNLLLRNAAQGLVLVLIMLAMFLEIRLALWVAAGIPVSFLGAFIILPHFGISVNMISLFAFIVCLGMVVDDAIVIGEHIFYKIERGVPKMKASIEGTMEMALPVFLSVSTTIAAFYPLLNVEGIFGKFMFAIPAVVISVLTISLLEALFILPSHLAWIKDRESKLYNILPKYFNKKLDYFIENYYLKLLRKALDYKYITLSIGFFMLLFTLGFFASGHLKFLFFPKVDSDQVVCAIKLPEGASAIETQKAVSYVQKKAFELEREINKKYGKKIIKHIVATIGSQPYSNRHNTSKVTNNFSSNLGEVALELEKSDKRNLDSNIVANMWRRITGEVPGVESISFTSSLFSSGEAINIQLAADDFELLKKLAKELENKLREFKGVYDIKDNLQGGKKELKLKLTDFGKVLGFNVATLGEQVRGAFYGLESVRIQRGKDDVRVMVRFPENERNSKYFLDTLKVKAPDGSMVPLKYVATYKISPSYSVITRANRRRVVNVMADVNEKVADADKILNKLKKGYLRKLKENYPGLSYSFEGQNKEKRDSMKSMIEGFWIAILLIYILLAIPFNSFRIPIVIMTAIPFGIIGAVWGHVLLGYDLSLLSFFGIVALTGVLVNDSLVLIDAIYQFKKEKPELSKYELAIEACKKRFRPVILTSITTFGGLMPLIFEKSVQAKFLIPMALSLGFGVLFATGITLILIPSLYLIFED from the coding sequence ATGAGAAAGATAGTTGAATGGACAGTTAAAAATCATGTAACCGCAAACCTATTACTCGTCTTTATATTATCCTATGGCTTTATAAACATGAAAAACTCAAATGTTGAAGTCTTTCCATATTACAGCCTTGATATGATTAGCATTACAGTACCATACAGGGGGGCAACACCAAAGGATGTTGAAGAGAGCGTTTGTGCAAGGATAGAAGAGGAAATAGCAGGGATTGACGGGATAAAAGAGATAAAATCAACTGCAAGCGAGGGAATTGGAACTGTTATTGTTGAAATTCAGAAGGGATACGATTCAAGAAAACTGCTTGACGAAATAAAGAATGCAGTTGACAGAATTACAAACTTTCCGCAAGAGATTGACAAGCCAATAATTACAGAGGTTTCAAGGAGAACAGAGGTCTTAAAAATCCTTGTTTACGGCGATGCGAACGAAAAAGACATAAAGAGAATTGCAGAAAAGATAAGGGATGACTTAACTTCATTAAAAGAGATTTCTCTTGTTCAAATTTCAGCATCAAGGCCTTATGAAATTTCCATAAATGTACCAAGGGAAAGCCTTGAAAAGTACAATTTAAGTTTAAGCGACATCTCAAAGATTGTAAGGGCAAACTGTATTGACATACCAGCAGGGAGAATAAAAACAAAGGATAGTGAAATACTTGTCAGAACAAAGGGATTAAAGTACACATCAAAAGACTTTGCCAATATCCCTATAATAAACAACATAAACGGGAACATAGTAAGATTAAAAGACATTGCAACAATTGTTGACGGTTTTGAAGATGTTGACAGTAAAGTTGAACTTGACGGTAAATTAACCGCAGTAATAAATGTTTACAGAATAGGGAAACAATCAGCCTTAACAATTGAAAAAACAGTAAAAAAATACTTAAAAGAGGAAGAAAAATACCTGCCAGAAGGAGTGCACACCGTAATTCTCGGCAATATGGCAGACATTCTAAGAAGCAGGTTAAACCTATTGCTTAGAAATGCTGCTCAGGGGCTTGTTCTTGTATTAATAATGCTTGCAATGTTTCTTGAAATAAGGCTTGCCCTATGGGTTGCAGCAGGTATACCGGTCTCCTTTTTAGGTGCGTTTATAATACTCCCCCACTTTGGAATAAGCGTAAATATGATTTCATTATTTGCATTTATTGTTTGCCTTGGTATGGTTGTGGACGATGCAATTGTTATAGGAGAACATATTTTCTACAAAATTGAGCGTGGCGTTCCAAAGATGAAAGCATCAATTGAAGGAACAATGGAAATGGCCTTACCTGTATTTCTATCAGTTTCAACAACAATTGCCGCATTCTATCCTCTTTTGAATGTTGAAGGAATATTTGGCAAATTTATGTTTGCAATACCTGCTGTTGTAATTTCAGTTTTAACAATCTCCCTTCTTGAAGCACTCTTTATTCTGCCATCCCACCTTGCCTGGATTAAAGATAGGGAATCAAAGCTATATAACATACTTCCCAAATACTTTAACAAAAAACTTGATTATTTTATTGAAAACTATTACTTAAAACTATTAAGAAAGGCTCTTGACTATAAATACATAACATTATCTATTGGTTTTTTTATGCTTTTGTTTACCTTAGGATTTTTTGCATCAGGACACTTGAAATTTCTGTTTTTCCCGAAAGTTGATTCAGACCAGGTTGTATGTGCAATAAAGCTTCCTGAAGGGGCAAGTGCCATAGAAACTCAAAAAGCAGTAAGTTATGTGCAAAAAAAGGCGTTTGAACTTGAAAGAGAAATAAACAAAAAGTATGGAAAAAAAATTATCAAGCATATTGTTGCAACAATAGGAAGCCAGCCATATTCAAACAGACACAACACTTCAAAGGTAACAAACAATTTTTCATCAAATTTAGGAGAAGTTGCGCTTGAACTTGAAAAATCAGATAAAAGAAATTTAGACAGCAATATAGTTGCCAATATGTGGAGAAGGATAACAGGGGAAGTGCCAGGAGTTGAAAGTATTAGTTTTACCTCCTCATTATTCAGCTCGGGGGAAGCAATAAACATTCAGCTTGCAGCAGATGATTTTGAACTATTAAAAAAACTTGCGAAGGAATTGGAAAACAAATTAAGGGAATTTAAAGGCGTTTACGACATAAAAGACAATCTGCAGGGCGGTAAGAAAGAGCTAAAACTAAAACTTACCGATTTTGGAAAGGTTTTAGGTTTTAATGTTGCCACACTTGGAGAACAGGTGAGAGGTGCATTTTACGGCCTTGAATCAGTGAGAATTCAGAGGGGAAAGGATGATGTCAGAGTAATGGTAAGGTTTCCTGAAAATGAAAGAAATTCAAAATACTTCCTTGATACCTTAAAGGTCAAAGCACCTGACGGCTCAATGGTACCTTTAAAATATGTTGCTACATATAAAATATCTCCGTCCTATTCGGTAATTACAAGGGCAAACAGGAGAAGAGTCGTAAATGTCATGGCTGATGTTAATGAAAAGGTTGCAGATGCAGATAAAATTTTGAACAAATTAAAGAAAGGATATTTAAGAAAGTTAAAGGAAAACTATCCAGGGCTTTCTTACTCTTTTGAAGGGCAAAACAAGGAAAAAAGAGACTCAATGAAGAGTATGATTGAGGGATTCTGGATTGCTATCTTGCTAATTTATATATTACTTGCAATACCTTTTAACTCATTCAGAATTCCCATTGTCATTATGACAGCCATTCCCTTTGGAATAATTGGAGCAGTATGGGGGCATGTGCTTTTAGGCTACGATTTAAGTTTGCTCAGTTTTTTCGGGATTGTTGCTTTAACAGGAGTGCTTGTTAACGATAGCCTTGTGCTTATTGATGCTATTTATCAATTTAAAAAGGAAAAACCAGAGCTTTCAAAGTATGAGCTTGCTATTGAGGCATGCAAAAAAAGATTCAGGCCTGTAATATTAACCTCAATTACAACATTTGGCGGGCTAATGCCTTTAATATTTGAAAAATCAGTGCAGGCGAAGTTTCTTATTCCAATGGCATTAAGCCTTGGTTTCGGCGTCCTTTTTGCAACCGGTATTACCTTGATTTTAATACCATCGCTTTACCTTATTTTTGAAGATTAA
- a CDS encoding efflux RND transporter periplasmic adaptor subunit — MKSRKEVFIALFIVILGVIAFTLFIKFRIKPKKTKVEYKGPIVEVLDAEKKLQPIVFETYGTVDSLKKINLIPQVSGKIVKVSRKFKEGGFFKKGEEIVFIEQTDYKIALERAKANLVNQEVNYKKALKQAKIAKEQWEEIYNKILNNEKNIVPDELTLYIPQLKAAKASFDAAKAEVELAKINLERTIIKAPFNCYIISKNADVGQVVSPQTVLASIYSTDDIQIVTPLNKTEASYVQNGNSVKILMQTKDKFKEFNGKIDRIGSNYDLKTRMVNVYVIPEKNAGKMLKLGDFVICHIESTPVICTKIPLNSFRDGSVWIYKDNTLQIKQVKLLYEDKKFAYVKGLPDKCKIITTNLYAVSNGMKVRVMKGEK; from the coding sequence ATGAAAAGCAGAAAAGAGGTATTTATAGCCTTATTTATTGTTATTTTAGGCGTAATTGCATTTACCCTTTTTATAAAATTTAGAATAAAGCCTAAAAAGACAAAGGTTGAATACAAAGGCCCTATTGTTGAGGTTTTAGACGCAGAAAAAAAGCTTCAGCCTATTGTTTTTGAAACTTACGGCACTGTTGATTCTTTAAAAAAGATAAACCTTATTCCTCAGGTTTCAGGAAAAATTGTAAAGGTATCAAGAAAATTCAAAGAAGGTGGATTTTTCAAAAAGGGCGAAGAAATTGTTTTTATAGAGCAAACAGACTACAAAATTGCATTAGAAAGGGCAAAGGCTAATTTAGTAAATCAGGAAGTAAATTACAAAAAGGCATTAAAGCAGGCAAAGATAGCAAAAGAGCAATGGGAAGAAATATACAATAAGATTTTGAATAATGAAAAAAATATTGTGCCAGATGAGTTAACTTTATACATCCCTCAATTAAAAGCGGCAAAGGCCTCCTTTGATGCTGCAAAAGCAGAAGTTGAATTGGCAAAAATAAACCTTGAAAGAACAATAATAAAAGCACCTTTCAACTGCTACATTATTTCAAAAAATGCTGATGTTGGGCAGGTTGTATCCCCACAAACAGTACTTGCCTCTATCTACTCAACAGATGACATTCAAATTGTAACTCCTTTAAACAAAACAGAGGCAAGCTATGTTCAGAATGGGAACTCTGTTAAAATATTGATGCAAACCAAAGATAAATTTAAAGAATTTAACGGAAAAATTGACAGGATAGGTTCAAACTATGACTTAAAGACAAGAATGGTAAATGTTTATGTTATTCCCGAAAAAAATGCAGGGAAAATGTTAAAGTTAGGCGATTTTGTAATATGTCATATTGAATCAACACCTGTTATTTGCACAAAAATTCCACTAAACTCTTTCAGAGACGGCTCTGTCTGGATATACAAAGACAACACATTACAAATTAAGCAGGTTAAACTCTTATACGAAGACAAAAAATTTGCCTATGTAAAAGGGTTGCCTGATAAATGCAAAATTATAACAACAAACCTTTACGCAGTATCAAACGGAATGAAAGTGAGAGTAATGAAGGGTGAAAAATGA
- a CDS encoding efflux transporter outer membrane subunit, with the protein MIKKIAVLFAIIVFFQVSCNLAPEVEEKKITPEKESFVNSKKQNKKLGDLNWWNEFNDKNLNTFILDAQKNSLDFKNADLTVEKFKLLYRVSKSNFWPNISLSTGAMRNKTNLRTFLPQGGAFKNTTYSFTFDASYEIDLFNKLKNERKQSLYSFLNMEQTQKSLKLSIIANATSLYLKYSELKKEIKNTEKTIEVYKIIRDTAYKNYLDGVYPSETFLLAENQLNQLENTLNSLKQNKIILEQSIKNILSKHNASIKTTDFDKLKREIKPLNPGLPSELLLRRPDVLASYLDVKAKASSVGINKANLFPSIKLTASDGFKTTELSLLLNQKSNVWNFGINIFQPIFNRGALRNKLKISKKDLEIAINNYKKTVINAFTEVDSLLEQYETITIQINSEKKAVSSLKTILDKKKKDYINGTDTLENYLNQKIAYINEKNKLDRLYLNLLLNRVSLYKALGGGVNLLKNNEYRGEK; encoded by the coding sequence ATGATTAAAAAAATTGCTGTTTTATTCGCAATTATTGTATTTTTTCAGGTTTCCTGTAACTTAGCACCTGAAGTTGAGGAGAAAAAAATAACACCAGAAAAAGAAAGCTTTGTTAATTCTAAAAAACAAAACAAAAAACTTGGCGACTTAAATTGGTGGAATGAGTTTAACGACAAAAACCTTAATACATTCATACTTGACGCGCAAAAAAACTCCCTTGATTTTAAAAATGCAGATTTAACAGTTGAAAAATTTAAACTTCTTTACAGGGTATCAAAAAGCAATTTCTGGCCTAATATTTCACTTTCAACAGGGGCAATGAGAAACAAAACAAATTTAAGAACTTTTTTACCTCAAGGGGGGGCATTTAAAAATACCACCTACTCTTTTACTTTTGATGCATCATACGAGATTGATTTATTTAATAAACTAAAAAACGAAAGAAAGCAGAGCCTTTATTCATTTTTAAATATGGAACAAACTCAAAAATCGTTGAAACTCTCAATAATTGCAAACGCAACTTCCCTTTACCTGAAATATTCAGAACTAAAGAAAGAGATTAAAAATACTGAAAAAACAATTGAGGTTTATAAAATCATAAGAGATACCGCTTACAAAAATTATTTAGATGGAGTATATCCTTCTGAAACCTTTTTGCTTGCGGAAAATCAGTTAAACCAGCTTGAAAATACATTAAACTCTTTAAAACAAAACAAAATAATACTTGAACAGTCAATAAAGAATATTCTTTCAAAACACAACGCATCAATAAAAACAACAGACTTTGACAAATTAAAAAGGGAAATTAAACCTTTAAATCCCGGACTTCCTTCAGAGCTTCTTTTAAGAAGGCCAGATGTTCTTGCATCCTATTTAGATGTAAAAGCAAAGGCTTCAAGCGTTGGGATTAATAAAGCAAACCTATTTCCCTCAATTAAACTTACAGCCTCTGACGGTTTTAAGACAACAGAACTCTCATTGCTGTTAAATCAAAAATCAAATGTATGGAATTTTGGGATTAATATTTTCCAGCCAATCTTCAACAGAGGGGCATTGAGAAACAAATTGAAGATTTCAAAAAAGGATTTAGAGATTGCAATAAACAATTACAAAAAAACCGTTATAAACGCATTTACAGAGGTTGATTCACTATTAGAGCAGTATGAAACAATCACAATCCAGATTAATTCAGAGAAAAAGGCTGTTTCAAGCCTCAAAACCATTTTAGATAAAAAGAAAAAGGACTATATAAATGGAACTGACACCCTTGAAAACTATTTAAACCAGAAAATTGCTTATATAAACGAGAAAAACAAGTTAGACCGCCTGTACTTAAACCTTCTGTTAAACAGGGTATCACTTTACAAAGCATTAGGTGGCGGGGTAAATTTGCTAAAAAATAATGAATATAGAGGTGAAAAATGA
- a CDS encoding MarR family winged helix-turn-helix transcriptional regulator: MGIDFSTMSVLTKFLHLNHLFLSKRIKEIDPALSKPHAGIIIHMLPDTPYKVGELAKMLDVTPGAITQATKPLIKEGYLLRENGEDLRTVYLKLTKKGVDLRGKILNEFKKLNNTMLDFLTDNEKKIFLSLLQKITDELEKRIEDYD; the protein is encoded by the coding sequence ATGGGTATTGATTTTTCAACAATGAGTGTATTAACAAAGTTTCTTCATTTAAATCATTTATTCCTTTCAAAAAGGATAAAAGAGATAGACCCTGCTTTAAGCAAACCGCATGCTGGTATTATTATCCATATGCTGCCGGATACACCTTATAAAGTTGGAGAGCTTGCAAAAATGCTTGATGTCACCCCAGGGGCAATAACACAGGCAACAAAACCTTTAATAAAAGAAGGATACCTTTTGAGGGAAAACGGTGAGGATTTAAGAACGGTTTACTTGAAATTAACCAAAAAAGGAGTTGATTTAAGGGGGAAAATACTGAATGAATTTAAGAAACTGAACAATACCATGCTGGATTTTTTAACAGACAATGAAAAAAAAATTTTTTTATCACTTTTACAAAAAATAACAGATGAACTTGAAAAAAGGATTGAGGATTATGATTAA
- a CDS encoding NAD(P)H-dependent flavin oxidoreductase, with the protein MFKTKVTETLGIKYPIIQGGMMWLSKAELASAVSNAGGLGIITALSFDKPEKLADEIDKCKSLTDKPFGVNITFLPTLRPVNYDAYIDVIIEKGIKIMETAGRNPEPYMKKLKDAGIKVIHKCTSIRHAKKAEAIGCDFVSIDGFECAGHPGEDDVTSLILIPRAADELNIPVIASGGFGDARGFLAALALGAEGVNMGTRFVATKEAPAHENIKKKLVEAKETDTILVERSLKNTLRALKNKHALKIKEMEEKGATLEELAPLLSGLRGLKALQTGELDDALFACGQVVGLINDIPTVKELIEGIISEAEKILKEKMCKFI; encoded by the coding sequence CAAAGGCTGAGTTAGCCTCAGCAGTATCTAATGCGGGAGGGCTTGGAATTATAACTGCATTGTCCTTTGACAAACCTGAAAAATTAGCCGATGAAATAGACAAATGCAAAAGTTTAACTGATAAACCGTTTGGAGTAAACATTACATTTTTACCGACATTAAGGCCTGTAAACTATGATGCTTACATTGATGTAATTATTGAAAAAGGGATAAAAATAATGGAAACTGCAGGAAGAAACCCTGAACCTTATATGAAGAAATTAAAGGATGCAGGAATTAAGGTAATACACAAATGCACTTCAATAAGACATGCTAAAAAGGCAGAGGCAATCGGTTGTGATTTTGTAAGCATTGACGGATTTGAATGTGCAGGCCATCCTGGAGAAGACGATGTTACCTCACTAATCCTTATTCCAAGAGCGGCTGATGAATTAAACATTCCTGTAATTGCTTCAGGAGGATTTGGAGATGCAAGGGGATTTTTAGCAGCCCTTGCACTTGGTGCTGAAGGTGTAAATATGGGCACAAGGTTTGTTGCAACAAAAGAGGCACCCGCACATGAAAACATTAAGAAAAAACTGGTTGAAGCAAAAGAGACAGACACAATTCTTGTTGAAAGAAGCTTAAAAAACACTCTAAGGGCATTGAAAAACAAACACGCTTTAAAAATCAAAGAGATGGAAGAAAAAGGGGCAACCCTTGAAGAACTTGCACCACTTTTAAGCGGATTAAGAGGGTTAAAGGCATTACAAACCGGCGAACTTGACGACGCACTCTTTGCATGCGGCCAGGTTGTCGGCCTTATAAACGACATTCCAACAGTTAAAGAGTTGATTGAAGGAATTATTTCAGAGGCAGAAAAAATACTAAAGGAAAAAATGTGTAAGTTTATCTAA